A stretch of Novipirellula artificiosorum DNA encodes these proteins:
- a CDS encoding efflux RND transporter periplasmic adaptor subunit has product MKSLIGPVVVVLAIAAMWLFRDRLFSQSNEPTATASTKTTDGAPEKQTILEISAQARKNLGLVAKAVRPQSYWRTILIPGEIADRPGLSDRGVTSPAVGIVTQIHAFPGDTMRPGEPLFTLRLFSEYLQNTQSELFQATREVELVQQQIARLADATRSGAVAESRLIELRNQLARQTTLIQAHQQDLLTRGLSPQQVQQVAGGNFVSTIEVTAPPALPQQAWLESPRGNSVQQASFTESADAGSEVGIAYEVQELSVELGQQVQAGQLLGKLSNHGALYIVGHAFKREAPYLEKVAQEQRSIDVEFAEDVNEHWPDLEQPLHLRHMANSIDSASRTFDFFIPLINQSRSYEQNGETFLVWRFRPGQRTRLHVPVELYEDVLVLPAEAVVHEGPESYVFRQNGDLFKRLPVHVLYEDRQSVVIHNDGSIPVASYLAQSGAASLNRVLKAQSASGQQPGVHVHADGTSHAAH; this is encoded by the coding sequence TTGAAAAGCCTCATTGGCCCAGTTGTCGTTGTCCTTGCTATTGCCGCAATGTGGCTATTTCGCGATCGATTGTTCAGTCAATCCAATGAGCCCACTGCAACAGCGTCCACCAAAACAACGGACGGTGCCCCCGAAAAGCAGACCATCTTGGAAATCAGTGCTCAGGCACGGAAAAACCTTGGATTGGTAGCCAAAGCGGTTCGCCCGCAATCGTATTGGCGAACCATTTTGATTCCAGGTGAGATCGCTGATCGTCCAGGCCTTTCGGATCGTGGCGTGACTTCACCAGCGGTTGGCATCGTGACGCAGATCCATGCATTCCCCGGCGATACGATGCGACCTGGCGAACCACTGTTCACTCTTCGGCTGTTCAGCGAATACCTTCAAAACACTCAGTCCGAACTGTTTCAAGCAACTCGAGAAGTCGAACTCGTTCAACAGCAAATCGCCCGCCTTGCGGATGCAACTCGGAGTGGTGCAGTGGCCGAGAGTCGACTGATTGAGCTTCGTAATCAACTGGCCCGACAGACGACGTTGATTCAAGCACATCAGCAAGACTTATTGACTCGCGGGCTTAGTCCTCAGCAAGTCCAACAAGTCGCTGGCGGCAACTTCGTCTCCACAATCGAAGTGACTGCTCCACCGGCGTTACCGCAGCAAGCATGGCTGGAAAGCCCGCGAGGAAACTCCGTACAGCAAGCGAGCTTTACCGAGTCCGCCGATGCTGGCTCTGAAGTCGGTATTGCCTACGAGGTTCAAGAGTTGAGCGTTGAGCTTGGGCAACAAGTTCAAGCGGGACAATTGCTGGGCAAATTATCCAACCACGGAGCCCTTTACATTGTTGGTCACGCATTCAAACGCGAGGCACCCTACTTGGAAAAGGTTGCACAGGAGCAACGATCGATTGACGTTGAATTCGCTGAAGATGTGAACGAGCACTGGCCAGATCTTGAGCAACCGCTTCATCTGCGGCACATGGCGAACTCTATCGACTCAGCGAGTCGTACGTTCGACTTTTTCATCCCATTGATCAATCAAAGTCGTTCGTATGAGCAAAACGGTGAGACCTTTCTTGTCTGGCGGTTTCGACCAGGCCAGAGGACGAGGTTACACGTTCCGGTTGAACTGTATGAGGACGTGTTGGTACTCCCTGCCGAGGCGGTCGTTCACGAAGGGCCAGAGTCCTATGTGTTTCGCCAAAATGGAGACTTGTTCAAACGGTTGCCGGTTCATGTGTTGTACGAAGATCGTCAATCAGTCGTGATTCACAACGATGGCAGCATACCGGTGGCTAGCTATTTAGCACAGAGTGGAGCCGCATCGTTGAACCGAGTGTTGAAAGCTCAATCCGCCAGCGGTCAACAGCCAGGCGTTCATGTCCACGCCGATGGAACAAGTCATGCTGCGCATTAG
- a CDS encoding HEAT repeat domain-containing protein, with the protein MLQHHDRLVRRSAIALLTAMGAKDPESIKALHRILSQNNPQLAVEAAIGIVKLKPDEADDLFPFLKEQLASHNPMIIRLITNSIEFLGDKTVEFLDQLMDLLDYETVAENAALAILRITGDDKHARQIADRWRRSDDVVQNIAASELEQEIDGILVGWV; encoded by the coding sequence TTGCTACAGCACCATGATCGGCTAGTCCGCCGATCAGCCATTGCACTTCTGACGGCGATGGGAGCCAAAGATCCCGAATCAATCAAGGCTCTTCACCGAATCCTCAGCCAAAATAATCCGCAACTTGCTGTCGAAGCTGCGATAGGCATCGTTAAGCTCAAACCCGACGAAGCAGATGACTTGTTCCCGTTCCTGAAAGAACAGCTAGCAAGTCACAACCCCATGATCATCCGGCTCATCACGAACTCAATTGAGTTTCTAGGCGACAAGACCGTTGAGTTTCTTGATCAACTGATGGACCTGCTCGACTATGAAACGGTTGCCGAAAATGCGGCACTCGCCATTCTGCGGATTACCGGTGACGACAAACACGCTCGCCAAATTGCTGACCGGTGGCGACGATCCGATGATGTGGTCCAAAACATTGCCGCATCGGAGTTGGAACAAGAGATCGACGGGATTCTCGTGGGATGGGTCTAG
- a CDS encoding TfoX/Sxy family protein: MADPKGAQLIVNLSASQTRRRLKGFGHGVRKIQSGGKNQAIIIHTATGEHLRELEDKFADVGFSSDQDKLSEPIENIRNLGVVSATWLREVGIKTRADLEDYGPVFAYCQVKRKYPKASLNLLWAIAAGIEHRDWRDLTNEEKQQLLKDIE; the protein is encoded by the coding sequence ATGGCTGATCCTAAAGGCGCACAGCTTATTGTCAATCTGAGTGCATCGCAGACGAGGCGACGACTCAAGGGGTTCGGACATGGCGTTCGAAAAATCCAGAGCGGCGGTAAGAACCAAGCGATCATCATCCACACTGCCACAGGTGAACATCTCAGGGAACTTGAAGATAAGTTCGCCGATGTGGGCTTCTCATCGGACCAAGATAAACTAAGTGAACCGATTGAGAATATCCGCAATCTTGGCGTCGTAAGTGCGACATGGCTTCGTGAAGTTGGCATCAAGACAAGAGCCGACCTTGAAGATTATGGTCCAGTCTTCGCTTATTGTCAGGTGAAGAGAAAGTATCCGAAAGCCAGTCTGAATCTGCTTTGGGCGATTGCCGCTGGTATCGAGCATCGAGACTGGAGAGATTTGACGAACGAAGAGAAGCAGCAATTGCTCAAAGATATTGAGTAG
- a CDS encoding class I SAM-dependent methyltransferase yields the protein MRGRESGMPDVTQWESYFDANEIVRKLSDPDQRKRCVEFGCGYGTFTRAAASLVDVKQIASFDIDDEMIRTTRMRLSDRTSADVSLARRDFLADGCGLPDGWADWAMLFNLLHIESPLVLLTEAHRVIRPGGTLAIIHWRDDIATPRGPSINIRPSLMQCQAWAEQVGFQLVSIPVLERSPWHWGLRMTRTIAEGRRHYKESRV from the coding sequence ATGCGCGGACGTGAAAGCGGTATGCCCGACGTTACCCAATGGGAATCGTATTTCGATGCTAATGAGATCGTTCGCAAACTGAGCGATCCTGATCAACGCAAAAGGTGCGTGGAATTCGGATGTGGATATGGCACCTTTACACGGGCAGCCGCCTCGCTTGTTGATGTGAAGCAGATAGCGTCGTTTGATATTGATGATGAAATGATTAGAACGACGCGCATGCGACTTTCTGACCGAACCTCGGCTGACGTATCATTGGCCCGACGCGATTTCTTAGCGGACGGCTGCGGACTACCGGATGGTTGGGCCGATTGGGCAATGCTCTTCAATCTGTTGCATATCGAGTCTCCTTTGGTTTTGCTTACCGAAGCACATCGCGTGATTCGACCCGGCGGCACATTGGCGATCATCCATTGGCGCGACGACATTGCTACGCCAAGAGGCCCGTCCATCAATATCCGTCCATCGCTCATGCAGTGCCAAGCATGGGCTGAGCAGGTTGGATTTCAACTTGTTTCCATACCTGTATTGGAACGCAGTCCCTGGCATTGGGGTTTGCGGATGACGCGAACGATTGCCGAGGGTCGGAGACATTACAAGGAGTCTCGTGTTTGA
- a CDS encoding efflux RND transporter permease subunit, whose product MLNSIIRLSLRYRSLVVVVSLLLLVYGSYLATELPIDVFPDLDRPRVVLITECPGLATEEVETLVTQPIEIALLGANGVQAVRSQTTAGLNVIYIEFDWKTEIRAARQTVQERLAALEGILPADIRPQMTPPASIMGQIVVAGIYRQRGPTGGQLAPIDKTQMMAELVFDKSENGRVLAWKVVDRHAPETWQSVVVDDVHWSDGDPPASANSIVDSAHATLIIAGADYSTTFFSSDRQHRELRTVTDWVIRPRLLKTTGIAEVFMQGGDRKQYQILINPTALLEYNVTLQDVERALRESNINTSGGFAVTGETERPIRILGRLGPDARVVLDDLRKIPVRNHPRRPVLLDQVARVTEGSQFKRGDGSVNGRMGIVFTVVKQPHVDTRDLTDRVVEAFTEVESSLPADVVVNAELFQLRNFIDRGIFNVAEAIAIGAVLVVIVLFLFLLNFRTTFITLTAIPLSLVLTTIVFRLIGWMTGSELSINVMTLGGIAVAMGELVDDAIVDVENIFRRLQENNKLPINDLRSKIGEEDNPNSNIKTRKSSLAVVYDASLEIRSSILFGTGVVILAFLPLFALSGVEGRLFSPLGLAYIVSILASFLVSMTVTPVLSYYLLPQ is encoded by the coding sequence ATGCTTAACTCTATCATTAGACTATCGCTCCGCTACCGATCGTTGGTTGTTGTGGTCAGCCTTCTTTTGCTGGTCTACGGCAGCTATCTGGCCACGGAACTTCCTATTGATGTTTTTCCTGACCTCGATCGACCACGAGTCGTCTTAATTACCGAGTGTCCTGGGTTAGCAACCGAGGAAGTGGAAACACTTGTCACACAGCCGATTGAAATTGCACTGCTTGGCGCGAACGGAGTGCAAGCGGTTCGTAGTCAGACGACTGCCGGCTTGAATGTCATCTATATCGAGTTCGATTGGAAAACGGAGATTCGTGCCGCGAGACAAACCGTTCAGGAGCGATTGGCGGCACTCGAAGGAATCCTGCCAGCAGACATCCGGCCCCAGATGACACCGCCCGCTTCGATCATGGGACAGATCGTTGTCGCGGGGATTTATCGTCAAAGGGGTCCGACAGGTGGCCAATTGGCTCCGATTGACAAGACTCAAATGATGGCCGAGCTGGTTTTCGACAAGAGTGAAAATGGACGAGTGCTGGCGTGGAAAGTTGTCGACCGACATGCCCCTGAGACCTGGCAAAGCGTGGTTGTCGACGATGTTCATTGGAGTGACGGCGATCCACCCGCTTCAGCCAACTCCATTGTGGATTCGGCACACGCGACGCTGATCATCGCTGGCGCCGACTACTCCACGACGTTCTTTTCCTCCGATCGCCAACACCGTGAACTGAGAACGGTCACCGATTGGGTCATTCGGCCTCGACTACTGAAGACAACCGGCATTGCAGAAGTCTTTATGCAAGGTGGCGATCGGAAACAATATCAAATTCTGATCAACCCCACCGCACTTCTTGAATACAACGTCACTCTGCAAGACGTCGAGCGAGCGCTCCGTGAAAGTAACATCAATACCAGCGGTGGTTTTGCCGTCACAGGTGAAACCGAGCGCCCAATTCGCATTCTCGGGCGGCTCGGACCGGACGCTCGCGTGGTCCTCGACGATCTTAGAAAGATACCCGTTCGCAACCATCCTCGCCGGCCAGTGTTACTGGACCAGGTCGCTCGTGTCACCGAAGGATCACAGTTCAAGCGCGGCGACGGCAGCGTCAATGGTCGGATGGGGATCGTCTTCACGGTCGTCAAACAACCGCATGTGGATACACGAGATCTGACCGATCGAGTCGTTGAAGCTTTCACGGAAGTCGAATCGTCACTTCCCGCGGATGTCGTCGTCAATGCGGAACTATTCCAGCTTAGAAATTTCATTGATCGGGGGATCTTCAATGTTGCCGAGGCGATCGCAATCGGAGCAGTATTGGTGGTCATCGTTCTGTTTCTGTTTTTACTGAATTTTCGCACGACGTTTATCACCTTGACTGCGATTCCGCTCTCGTTGGTGCTAACCACAATCGTTTTTCGGTTGATCGGCTGGATGACCGGCAGCGAGCTTTCGATCAACGTGATGACGCTTGGAGGCATTGCGGTCGCAATGGGTGAGTTGGTGGATGACGCGATTGTGGACGTCGAGAACATTTTTCGACGACTACAAGAGAACAACAAATTGCCGATTAATGATTTGCGATCGAAGATTGGGGAAGAAGACAATCCAAATTCGAACATTAAGACTCGAAAATCCTCGCTCGCCGTCGTTTACGACGCGAGCCTTGAGATTCGCAGTTCAATTCTGTTCGGAACGGGCGTTGTCATCTTGGCGTTCCTACCTTTGTTTGCGTTGTCGGGAGTCGAAGGTCGGTTGTTTTCACCACTCGGTCTGGCTTACATCGTTTCAATTCTTGCGTCTTTCCTGGTTTCGATGACCGTGACCCCCGTGCTCTCGTACTACTTGCTACCTCAAT
- a CDS encoding heavy metal translocating P-type ATPase, which produces MNKSTKPPMELRIQGMDCVEEVALLKRELVPLLGSDERLSFDLLNGKLSVDLSQTEITSGEVFAAIGRTGLKAEVWNDRQDDPVNQSFWKRHQRATLTTVSGMLGLAGLVVQSLWPTSGELVPPVAIGCYLAGILAGLILVLPKAWRSIVSLRPDMNLLMSVAVLGAIGIGEWFEAVTVAFLFSLSLLLESWSIGRARRAIASLMDLSPPIAHLRDESGEVRNAPPADVGVGSVLIVRPGEKMPLDGRVIKGASSVDQAPITGESVPVEKEIGDEVYAGTINGDGLLEIESTKTANDTTLAHIIKMVGDANSKRAPSEKWVEKFAAIYTPVVMGLAILMFLVPPIVLGGEWSDWLYRSLVLLVIACPCALVISTPVSVVAALAAAARNGVLIKGGVFIESPARLKAIAMDKTGTLTQGAPAVMDVVPMNGHDESELLSRAAALELNSNHPLARAIVDEAKQRGMNVQPTENFETIQGKGASGSIGGKTFWLGSHRYLEQRGQETPEIHKQLEAMQAAGRTVVVIGNDQHVCGFITLADAIRKESREVVNQLHAAGIEHIVMLTGDNEGTAKAIANEAGIDEVRAELLPEDKVAEVETLVRRYEHVAMIGDGVNDAPALARASLGLAMGAAGSDAAIETADIALMSDDLSKVPWLIHHSRRTLRIIRQNIVFSLGIKLVFVALTIAGYASLWAAIAADMGASMLVIANGLRLLRNN; this is translated from the coding sequence ATGAATAAATCTACAAAACCACCGATGGAACTTCGCATTCAGGGCATGGATTGTGTCGAAGAAGTCGCGCTGTTGAAACGTGAGCTAGTCCCTCTCCTGGGCAGCGACGAACGACTCAGCTTTGACTTGCTAAACGGAAAATTGTCCGTCGATCTTTCGCAGACCGAGATCACTTCCGGCGAAGTATTCGCGGCAATTGGGCGGACGGGGTTGAAAGCGGAGGTTTGGAATGATAGGCAAGACGATCCCGTTAATCAATCATTTTGGAAACGTCACCAGCGAGCGACACTCACGACCGTAAGCGGAATGCTGGGACTAGCAGGTTTGGTTGTGCAATCTCTTTGGCCCACGTCGGGTGAATTGGTTCCTCCCGTTGCAATCGGTTGCTATCTCGCGGGAATCCTCGCAGGTTTGATTCTTGTACTGCCCAAAGCTTGGAGATCGATCGTCTCGCTACGGCCAGACATGAACTTGTTGATGTCCGTTGCGGTGCTTGGTGCGATCGGGATTGGTGAATGGTTCGAGGCCGTGACGGTCGCCTTCCTATTCTCGCTCTCGTTACTTTTGGAATCTTGGAGTATCGGTCGGGCACGGCGTGCAATTGCCTCGTTAATGGACTTATCACCGCCTATTGCTCACTTGCGTGATGAGTCCGGCGAAGTCCGAAACGCACCGCCAGCCGACGTTGGAGTGGGCTCTGTTTTGATCGTTCGACCAGGCGAAAAAATGCCGTTGGACGGGCGAGTGATTAAAGGAGCGAGTAGCGTCGATCAAGCACCCATCACGGGCGAGAGCGTCCCCGTCGAAAAAGAGATTGGGGACGAGGTTTATGCGGGAACGATCAACGGCGATGGATTGTTAGAGATTGAAAGTACAAAAACGGCCAACGATACCACGCTTGCTCACATCATCAAGATGGTGGGCGATGCCAATTCCAAACGTGCTCCGTCCGAAAAATGGGTCGAGAAGTTCGCAGCCATCTACACTCCGGTCGTGATGGGACTGGCGATACTCATGTTTCTTGTTCCGCCAATTGTACTGGGTGGCGAGTGGTCGGATTGGTTGTATCGGTCTTTGGTGCTGTTGGTGATCGCTTGCCCCTGCGCATTAGTCATCTCGACGCCCGTCAGCGTCGTCGCCGCACTCGCCGCCGCTGCTCGCAACGGCGTATTGATCAAGGGTGGCGTGTTCATCGAATCGCCAGCCCGATTGAAAGCGATCGCGATGGACAAGACCGGCACACTGACCCAAGGAGCACCAGCGGTCATGGATGTTGTTCCGATGAACGGTCACGACGAATCCGAGTTGTTATCGCGGGCCGCCGCACTGGAACTCAATAGCAACCATCCGCTAGCCCGAGCCATCGTCGATGAAGCAAAACAGCGTGGCATGAATGTCCAACCCACCGAGAATTTTGAAACGATTCAAGGCAAGGGAGCGTCCGGTAGCATTGGTGGCAAAACTTTCTGGCTCGGCTCCCATCGGTATTTAGAACAACGAGGTCAGGAAACGCCGGAGATTCACAAGCAGCTCGAAGCGATGCAAGCAGCGGGTCGTACTGTCGTCGTCATTGGAAATGATCAGCATGTTTGCGGATTCATCACTCTCGCCGACGCGATACGCAAAGAATCTCGTGAAGTGGTGAATCAGCTTCACGCAGCCGGTATCGAACACATTGTCATGTTGACGGGTGACAACGAAGGGACGGCGAAGGCCATCGCCAACGAAGCTGGTATCGATGAGGTCCGTGCGGAACTTCTACCCGAAGACAAAGTTGCAGAAGTAGAAACGCTTGTGCGAAGATACGAACACGTCGCCATGATAGGCGATGGCGTTAACGATGCGCCTGCACTTGCCCGCGCGTCGCTCGGCCTCGCAATGGGGGCCGCCGGGAGCGATGCCGCGATCGAGACCGCTGACATTGCGTTGATGTCAGATGACTTATCGAAAGTCCCTTGGCTGATTCATCACTCACGACGAACCCTCCGCATCATCCGTCAAAATATCGTCTTCTCACTCGGTATCAAGCTTGTGTTCGTTGCGCTCACGATTGCGGGATACGCATCGCTCTGGGCAGCCATCGCCGCCGACATGGGAGCGTCAATGTTGGTGATCGCAAATGGATTGCGGCTGCTTCGCAACAATTAG
- a CDS encoding DUF6933 domain-containing protein: MILRLSQKLNSKIKAGKLGVMPLDENPYADWSCHLFTADRTQYILLTNTASFYSCVLYGKGITDDSRFIERALSTIREFMEDDGQSFVFRKFIAPSSAAITFAKALNRSVTGSINELVLAATHALVLGEMSPHDVGFDLNDFLLSALATGEDRHYGKPNEAFKRLGSRED, encoded by the coding sequence ATGATCCTTCGACTTTCCCAGAAGCTAAACAGCAAAATTAAAGCTGGCAAGCTAGGCGTAATGCCGCTTGATGAGAATCCCTACGCCGACTGGTCGTGCCATCTCTTCACCGCTGACCGCACTCAGTACATCCTCCTGACGAATACTGCCTCGTTTTATTCCTGCGTGTTGTACGGCAAAGGAATCACTGACGATAGCCGCTTCATCGAGCGAGCACTAAGCACCATTCGTGAGTTCATGGAAGATGATGGTCAGTCGTTCGTTTTCCGAAAATTCATCGCTCCATCGAGTGCAGCGATAACGTTTGCCAAAGCGTTGAATCGTTCTGTTACGGGATCGATCAATGAGTTGGTCTTGGCAGCCACTCACGCTCTGGTGTTGGGTGAAATGTCGCCACATGACGTTGGCTTTGATTTGAACGACTTTTTGTTATCCGCACTCGCCACTGGAGAAGATCGGCATTACGGCAAGCCAAATGAGGCATTCAAACGATTGGGATCTAGGGAAGATTGA
- a CDS encoding RND transporter: MSRNLVMRSTTFLTLVGTLVLAGCSKSETASDGSGEPVAATNVDHSHGGWWCVEHGVPEEECALCDKSLVSKFKDAGDWCDEHGRPESQCFICSPKRFDKFAATYEAKTGHKPPQPE; the protein is encoded by the coding sequence ATGAGTAGGAATTTAGTGATGCGTTCGACCACGTTTTTAACATTGGTCGGCACACTGGTGTTGGCCGGATGTAGCAAAAGCGAGACCGCATCGGATGGGAGCGGCGAACCGGTCGCAGCCACCAACGTGGATCACAGTCATGGTGGATGGTGGTGTGTCGAGCACGGCGTGCCGGAGGAAGAGTGTGCGTTGTGTGACAAGTCTTTAGTGTCAAAGTTCAAGGATGCCGGCGACTGGTGTGATGAGCACGGTCGCCCCGAATCGCAATGTTTCATTTGTAGCCCCAAACGATTCGATAAGTTTGCTGCCACTTACGAAGCCAAGACGGGGCACAAGCCCCCACAGCCAGAATAG